The Kitasatospora paranensis genome has a window encoding:
- a CDS encoding ribonuclease domain-containing protein — MTSRNRSIAVAVLVLCAIVAAAVYALDDRGGPKRGATAAPTTPRGSDAASGPASRLPSGRASAPASGPTVPASAARTGWVPNNPSLADVCRSRLPSQARDTLVLIADGGPYPYRSDGIVFENREGRLPRHPGGYYHEYTVVTPGSADRGTRRVVTGQAGEQFWTADHYGSFQEIDARC; from the coding sequence ATGACCAGCCGAAACCGCTCGATCGCCGTCGCCGTGCTGGTGCTGTGCGCGATCGTCGCGGCCGCCGTCTACGCCCTCGACGACCGCGGCGGCCCGAAGCGCGGCGCCACCGCCGCGCCGACCACGCCACGCGGGTCCGACGCGGCCTCCGGGCCGGCGTCCCGGCTGCCGTCGGGCCGGGCGTCCGCGCCGGCATCGGGGCCGACCGTCCCGGCCTCCGCCGCCCGCACCGGCTGGGTGCCGAACAACCCGTCGCTGGCGGACGTCTGCCGCAGCAGGCTCCCGTCCCAGGCCAGGGACACCCTCGTCCTGATCGCCGACGGAGGCCCGTACCCCTACCGCTCGGACGGCATCGTGTTCGAGAACCGCGAAGGCCGCCTGCCGCGCCACCCGGGCGGCTACTACCACGAGTACACGGTGGTCACGCCGGGCTCCGCCGACCGCGGCACCCGGCGGGTCGTCACCGGTCAGGCGGGCGAACAGTTCTGGACGGCCGACCACTACGGCAGCTTCCAGGAGATCGACGCCCGCTGCTGA